From the genome of Gemmatimonadaceae bacterium, one region includes:
- a CDS encoding prepilin-type N-terminal cleavage/methylation domain-containing protein has protein sequence MLRNRKGFTLIELLIVVVIIGILAAIAIPKFANTKNKAYVTAMKSDLRNLVTAEEAFFSDSTYYTTATTLVARNGFKNSSGVGVPGVTPGPGYWSATVTHSQLSGSTCGIGVNTTSPIITTAGDGEPACYVP, from the coding sequence ATGCTCCGCAATCGAAAGGGCTTCACGCTCATCGAGCTGCTGATCGTAGTCGTGATTATCGGCATCTTGGCGGCGATCGCGATTCCGAAGTTCGCGAACACCAAGAACAAGGCGTACGTCACGGCGATGAAGTCGGACCTGCGCAACCTCGTCACGGCTGAGGAAGCGTTCTTCTCGGATTCGACGTACTACACGACCGCGACGACGCTCGTCGCGCGTAACGGGTTCAAGAACTCGTCTGGCGTCGGCGTCCCAGGCGTGACCCCCGGGCCGGGCTACTGGTCGGCGACGGTTACGCACAGTCAGCTTTCTGGTTCAACCTGCGGTATCGGCGTCAACACCACGAGCCCGATCATCACCACGGCTGGCGACGGTGAGCCCGCCTGCTACGTGCCCTAA
- a CDS encoding ATP-binding protein, with protein sequence MTSPLDRPHRSLQTELLIRFAMLLAAAVILPVALLSVPRRLLAVHDPAILAVVVAVDVVLFVAWATLVVRDAIIRPLRALAKAAEEIVAGDLARRMPATSVVELHDVASTIDRLTARALEDQTQLVRAEKLASIGRLAASVAHEIGNPLGAILGHVHHLRAGLRERSDSIELLTALEREGARIERIVRGLLDYARARPPAPEPVAVDDVVRASVALLRSQHAFTSVDVVLELTEQPLYVSGDRHDLEQLFVNLLVNAVDAMNGRGQIVVRLECAARFTLRQPATRRTADGGDHIIEHPPSLRAQRWLAGHDAIEIAKIIVADSGPGIPREIAEHVFDPFFTTKPAGKGTGLGLAIVSRIVDNFQGTIWVTTAREGGAAFHVLFPVIAAPVAEAPQSRGARRRPTPPVGWARKAHH encoded by the coding sequence ATGACATCGCCCCTCGACCGTCCTCACCGATCGCTCCAAACGGAGCTGCTGATCCGGTTCGCCATGCTGCTCGCGGCCGCGGTCATTCTTCCCGTGGCGCTACTGTCGGTTCCGCGCCGCCTGCTTGCGGTGCACGATCCCGCGATCCTCGCTGTCGTCGTCGCCGTGGACGTCGTTCTCTTCGTCGCCTGGGCGACGCTCGTTGTGCGCGACGCGATCATCCGTCCGTTGCGCGCGCTTGCAAAGGCTGCCGAAGAGATCGTCGCGGGAGACCTCGCTCGACGCATGCCGGCGACATCGGTTGTCGAACTGCACGACGTGGCATCGACAATCGATCGATTGACCGCGCGTGCGCTCGAGGACCAGACGCAGCTCGTTCGCGCCGAGAAGTTGGCCAGCATTGGCCGACTGGCGGCAAGCGTCGCGCACGAGATCGGCAATCCGCTCGGCGCGATCCTCGGCCACGTCCACCACCTCCGAGCTGGTCTTCGCGAGCGTAGTGATTCGATCGAGCTGCTGACGGCGCTCGAGCGCGAGGGCGCGCGCATCGAGCGAATCGTCCGAGGTCTGCTCGATTACGCACGCGCTCGGCCGCCGGCACCGGAACCAGTTGCCGTCGACGACGTCGTTCGTGCTTCGGTCGCGCTCCTACGCTCACAACACGCCTTCACGTCGGTCGACGTCGTCCTCGAGCTCACCGAACAGCCACTGTACGTCTCCGGCGATCGACACGATCTGGAGCAGCTCTTCGTCAATCTGCTGGTCAACGCCGTTGACGCAATGAATGGACGTGGCCAGATCGTCGTTAGGCTCGAGTGCGCGGCGCGCTTCACCCTGCGCCAGCCGGCGACGCGGCGCACCGCCGACGGTGGTGACCACATCATCGAACATCCCCCCTCGCTCCGTGCGCAGCGCTGGCTCGCCGGCCACGACGCCATCGAGATCGCCAAAATCATAGTTGCCGATTCGGGACCGGGCATTCCACGCGAGATCGCGGAGCACGTCTTCGACCCGTTTTTCACGACCAAGCCAGCCGGGAAGGGAACCGGCCTTGGCCTCGCGATCGTATCGCGAATCGTGGACAACTTTCAGGGTACGATCTGGGTGACGACCGCTCGTGAGGGTGGCGCAGCCTTTCACGTGCTGTTCCCAGTCATCGCGGCACCGGTTGCGGAAGCACCCCAGTCGCGCGGAGCTCGCCGACGTCCTACGCCGCCTGTCGGTTGGGCGCGTAAGGCACATCACTGA
- a CDS encoding prepilin-type N-terminal cleavage/methylation domain-containing protein gives MRPGTGVPSHHRLLGSSPHARSRRGFTIIELLVALVLLDVGLIALVGMVAASTRDADALRRDVAALRLASVRLERAASVGCGATGIGVARAGTGVTEWYAEVIGPNETRVIGDSVVAATTRGPRVTVVRTGARC, from the coding sequence ATGCGTCCAGGCACTGGCGTTCCATCTCATCATCGATTGCTCGGGTCGTCGCCGCATGCGCGCTCGCGCCGCGGTTTCACGATCATCGAGTTGCTCGTTGCGCTCGTATTGCTCGACGTCGGGCTGATCGCGCTGGTCGGCATGGTGGCGGCGAGCACACGAGACGCCGACGCATTGCGGCGCGACGTAGCCGCCCTTCGCCTGGCCTCCGTTCGGCTCGAGCGCGCTGCCAGCGTTGGCTGCGGGGCGACGGGTATCGGCGTCGCGCGCGCCGGCACGGGCGTCACCGAGTGGTACGCCGAGGTCATTGGGCCTAACGAGACACGTGTCATCGGTGACAGCGTCGTGGCCGCAACGACGCGTGGTCCGCGCGTGACCGTAGTGCGGACTGGCGCGCGATGT